Below is a window of Culturomica massiliensis DNA.
ACAGCTCTTTTTTTTGAGATTTTGCCGTTTTTTGTCACCGGGATGAGCAGCTGCTTGCCGTGAATGAAACGGAAAGAAAAAGAGGTATAAAAAAACCGGACGAACTATCGTCCGGTTTTTCTGAAAAGGTTATTAAATAAGAGCGTATTTTATTCCAAATCCTGATAGTCCCAGATTTTATAAAGACGTCCGTCTTTGCCGGGAATGGTGTTGTTACAAAATTTGCTCGTCATATTTGTTTGGGGGGTGCCGATCCAGCTAGCCCTGCCGTTGACCCAGTCACTAAAATCCGGATATGCCTTAAAAATGGAGATTTTTTCCTGTGGATATTTAAATGTTCCATTGTCTTTACCTACAACCAGGCCGTAAGGCATCCCTTCATGATTAAGCATATCATATCTCTGATAGTCGTAGTCGGATGTTACGGCATAATATCTTTTCCCATCCACCTCGATAAACCAGGCGATACTTTTTTTTGTTCCTTTAGCTAATTTATAGTTTGTGATTTGAGGCATCAGTTTATAACGTATCGGTGTGTTATCATTTACCGTATTGATAAATCCTTTGGCCCCATGGAACAAATCGGTTCTGACATCTTCCGTAATAATGTGTTCGGAATTGTCCGGTAATATACAGCCCAGTTTGATGGTTTTTCCGCCGCCGAGGGCAATCGGCTGTATATATATATTGTGTAAATCCCATTCCTTACCGCCGTTGCCGAGGACATTCTTTACATGTATGACTAAATCGTTGTAGTCGTAATCACCGTATTCCGTATCCTCGAACATAACGGCTTGCCAATACTGACTATAGGTATCTACGTTGTTCAGAATGGCAAAATCGACTTTAATACCGGATTCTCCCCTGGAAGGTAGAATACTGCCTTTGGGGATTTTGATTGTTGTCGGTTCATTGACTACGGCCAGCGTATCGTCTCCTTCGGTTACAATCGTCGTGTAGCCGGCTTTAACCGGTACCTCATAATTTTCGAATGCCTCACAATACGCAATGCGTTCCTGAGGTTCCGTATAAATGTTTTTGTCGTGAGTACAGGCAATGGCGACTAAAATAGCCATTGCTATAAATATAACCTTTTTCATATGCTTGTATTTGAGTTCAAATATAGGTGTTTTTGATGGAGTTGGTACTTATTTATGCCAGATTATTTTCCAACTTATTATTTACGATTTTCCGGAAATTTAGTTGCCTGTAAAACAGTCTGAACGAGTTATTTGACGAACTGATTCGTTATCAGATCCATTTAATCTAAATAAGTTATAAAGCTTGA
It encodes the following:
- a CDS encoding DUF4842 domain-containing protein; the encoded protein is MKKVIFIAMAILVAIACTHDKNIYTEPQERIAYCEAFENYEVPVKAGYTTIVTEGDDTLAVVNEPTTIKIPKGSILPSRGESGIKVDFAILNNVDTYSQYWQAVMFEDTEYGDYDYNDLVIHVKNVLGNGGKEWDLHNIYIQPIALGGGKTIKLGCILPDNSEHIITEDVRTDLFHGAKGFINTVNDNTPIRYKLMPQITNYKLAKGTKKSIAWFIEVDGKRYYAVTSDYDYQRYDMLNHEGMPYGLVVGKDNGTFKYPQEKISIFKAYPDFSDWVNGRASWIGTPQTNMTSKFCNNTIPGKDGRLYKIWDYQDLE